The Vitis vinifera cultivar Pinot Noir 40024 chromosome 18, ASM3070453v1 region CGCCGGAATATAGAGAAGGCTTTGAGCAATTACGTGTACGTTTAATTCAGTACTGTAACCACAAGCACCCACCCGGCAATGGTTCAATTCAGTTCTGTAACCACCAGCTCCCACCAACTTTCGGTGGACTCTTCAAAGGAAGCGGCGTGAAGAAAGTTGAGAAATTTCTCACGCAATtcggtttatttatttatttttctgttgtCACGGTGCACCGTTGAATTGAATCATACAGCAATTCATTAAGTGGGTGACGTCATGCTTGACATCCATCCTCCAGTTTTGGCTCATCCTCCAAACACCTTTTAAAAGAATGGGTCCATCTATGGCCTTTGAGTTAGGGTTGAATTGCCAGCCCTAATTTTTGGAAAACGGGTTTAGAATCAtaatagttattattattacaatctAATCTCACAtcattcttttcatattttgacTGGATCTAGTCTTTTCCAGGCAACTGGGAGGACAATCATTTAAAGAATTGAGATGCTCATCTGCAGCTTTATAAATCACAGCAGCCCATTAAGAATGGTAGGGAGAAGCTGAAGATAAGCTATTGGCTTCCCTGAACAGAGGAGACTCCTCGGTGGTCTAATGGCAACTCCGACTGTTCGGCTCATCTCAGAATGCTTTATCAAACCAAAGTTCACTTCAGAAGAGACCAAGGAGCCCTGTTACCTCACACCATGGGACCTTGCCATGCTCTCCGTCAATTATATCCAAAAGGGCCTTCTCTTTAGCAAACCACCTGATGTGGATGATCCACAAAACTTCATGGCAACTCTCTTGGACAGGCTCAAGGATTCCCTCGCTCTCACACTCGACCATTTCTACCCACTTGCAGGCCGCCTTGCAACAAAGAAGGAGGACAGTCCACCCTCTTACGTGGTCTTTGTAGATTGTAACAACAGTCCCGGAGCGAAATTCATCCACGCAGCTGCAGACATGACAATATCTGATATCCTTTCACCAATTTATGTACCCCAAGTTATCCAATCATTCTTTGATCATGATAGGGTGATTAACCACGATGGTCACACCTTGTCTTTGCTATCAATTCAAGTCACAGAGCTTGTGGACGGCATCTTCATTGGATGTTCCATAAATCACAGCATGGTTGATGGAACCTCTTTCTGGCATTTCTTCAACGCATGGTCTGAGGTATTCACTGCACAGGAGAAGAATAGTCCCATAACACTGTCACGCCCACCCATCCTCAAGCGCTGGTTTCCTGATGGCTATGGTCCAATTATCAACCTTCCTTTCACTCACCATGATGAGTTCATCAGCAGATTTGAAGCACCCGTACTCAGAGAGAGAATTTTCCACTTCTCATCAGAATCAATAGCAAAGCTCAAAGCAAAGGCAAATGCACAGTGCAACAGCAACAAAATCTCCTCTTTCCAGGCATTGTCCGCACTTGTCTGGAGGTCCATAACACGAGCGCGCTGTTTCCCACATGAGCAGGTAACCAGTTGCAGGCTGGCCATCGGTAACAGACCAAGATTGGACCCGCCCTTGCCGGAGAACTACTTTGGGAACTCAATTCAAACGGTGAGAGGCATTGCCACTGCTGGTGAACTGCTTGAACATGATCTTGGGTGGGCAGCCTGG contains the following coding sequences:
- the LOC100260914 gene encoding uncharacterized acetyltransferase At3g50280, which translates into the protein MATPTVRLISECFIKPKFTSEETKEPCYLTPWDLAMLSVNYIQKGLLFSKPPDVDDPQNFMATLLDRLKDSLALTLDHFYPLAGRLATKKEDSPPSYVVFVDCNNSPGAKFIHAAADMTISDILSPIYVPQVIQSFFDHDRVINHDGHTLSLLSIQVTELVDGIFIGCSINHSMVDGTSFWHFFNAWSEVFTAQEKNSPITLSRPPILKRWFPDGYGPIINLPFTHHDEFISRFEAPVLRERIFHFSSESIAKLKAKANAQCNSNKISSFQALSALVWRSITRARCFPHEQVTSCRLAIGNRPRLDPPLPENYFGNSIQTVRGIATAGELLEHDLGWAAWLLHQAVVGHTDKAVRGWLESWFQSHFIYQLGLFFDPNSVMMGSSPRFNKYGIEFGLGKGLAVRSGYAHKFDGKVSCYPGREGGGSIDLEVCLPPNSMSALESNQEFMEAVSLSP